In Streptomyces sp. NBC_00448, the following are encoded in one genomic region:
- the rpsP gene encoding 30S ribosomal protein S16, with protein sequence MAVKIKLKRLGKIRAPHYRIVVADSRTRRDGRAIEEIGLYHPVQNPSRIEVDSERAQHWLSVGAQPTEPVLAILKLTGDWQKFKGEPAPAPLLQPEPKADKRALFEAAAKDTADEPKGEAITPKAKKADKADKKADDAEATASAESTGA encoded by the coding sequence GTGGCAGTCAAGATCAAGCTGAAGCGCCTGGGCAAGATCCGCGCGCCTCACTACCGCATCGTCGTCGCCGACTCCCGTACCCGCCGTGACGGCCGGGCCATCGAGGAGATCGGTCTGTACCACCCCGTGCAGAACCCGTCGCGCATCGAGGTCGACTCGGAGCGCGCGCAGCACTGGCTCTCCGTCGGCGCGCAGCCGACCGAGCCCGTGCTCGCCATCCTGAAGCTGACCGGCGACTGGCAGAAGTTCAAGGGCGAGCCCGCCCCGGCCCCGCTGCTCCAGCCGGAGCCGAAGGCCGACAAGCGCGCGCTGTTCGAGGCCGCCGCCAAGGACACCGCCGACGAGCCGAAGGGTGAGGCGATCACCCCCAAGGCCAAGAAGGCCGACAAGGCTGACAAGAAGGCCGACGACGCCGAGGCCACCGCCTCTGCCGAGTCCACCGGGGCCTGA
- a CDS encoding RNA-binding protein has translation MLEEALEHLVKGIVDNPDDVQVGMRTLRRGSVLEVRVHPDDLGKVIGRNGRTARALRTVVGALGGRGVRVDLVDVDQVR, from the coding sequence GTGCTTGAGGAGGCCCTTGAGCACCTCGTGAAGGGCATCGTCGACAACCCCGACGATGTGCAGGTCGGCATGCGGACCCTGCGCCGAGGCAGTGTGCTGGAGGTCCGGGTGCACCCCGACGACCTCGGCAAGGTCATCGGGCGCAACGGCCGCACCGCCCGCGCGCTGCGCACCGTCGTCGGCGCTCTCGGCGGCCGTGGTGTCCGCGTCGACCTCGTCGACGTGGACCAGGTGCGCTGA
- the rimM gene encoding ribosome maturation factor RimM (Essential for efficient processing of 16S rRNA) encodes MQLVVGRIGRAHGIKGEVSVEVRTDEPELRLAPGAVLATDPAATGPLTIATGRVHSGRLMLRFEGVSDRNGAEALRGTMLIAEVDPEQTPEDPEEFYDHQLIDLDVVTVDGREVGRITEVSHLPYQDLLVVARTGGGEVLVPFVMEIVPEIDLDAQRAVIDPPPGLLDEADAQVASGQADGEAEVEAGEGADAGAGAENVAGDESDASGAGDARRESDGA; translated from the coding sequence GTGCAGCTCGTAGTCGGCCGGATCGGACGCGCCCACGGCATCAAGGGCGAGGTGAGCGTCGAAGTGCGCACCGACGAGCCGGAACTGCGGCTCGCGCCCGGCGCCGTACTGGCCACCGACCCGGCCGCCACCGGGCCGCTCACCATCGCCACCGGCCGGGTGCACAGCGGCCGCCTGATGCTGCGCTTCGAGGGCGTCAGCGACCGCAACGGCGCGGAGGCGCTGCGCGGCACCATGCTGATCGCCGAGGTCGACCCGGAGCAGACCCCGGAGGACCCCGAGGAGTTCTACGACCATCAGCTCATCGACCTCGACGTGGTGACCGTGGACGGCCGCGAGGTCGGCCGGATCACCGAGGTCTCGCACCTGCCGTACCAGGACCTGCTGGTGGTGGCGCGCACCGGCGGCGGCGAGGTGCTGGTGCCGTTCGTCATGGAGATCGTGCCCGAGATCGACCTGGACGCGCAGCGGGCCGTGATCGACCCGCCGCCCGGGCTGCTGGACGAGGCGGACGCCCAGGTGGCCAGCGGTCAGGCCGATGGCGAAGCCGAGGTCGAGGCCGGTGAAGGTGCTGACGCCGGTGCCGGTGCCGAGAATGTCGCCGGGGACGAGAGCGACGCGTCCGGCGCGGGCGACGCGCGGCGCGAGAGCGACGGCGCCTGA
- the trmD gene encoding tRNA (guanosine(37)-N1)-methyltransferase TrmD, translated as MRIDVVTIFPEYLEPLNVSLVGKARAAGRLDVRVHDLRGWAGDRHHTVDDTPYGGGPGMVMMTGPWGEALDQTIADGYEQGAHEPVLVVPTPSGRPFTQETAVALSRRPWLIFTPARYEGIDSRVTAEYATRMPVHEVSIGDYVLAGGEAAVLVVTEAVARLLPGVLGNAQSHADDSFAPGAMADLLEGPVFTKPPAWRGRGIPEVLLSGHHGKIARWRRDEALRRTVAHRPDLIERADPAAFDKKDREMLSILGWQPGPGGRFGRNPDAVEE; from the coding sequence ATGCGGATCGACGTCGTCACGATCTTCCCCGAGTACCTCGAACCGCTGAACGTCTCCCTGGTCGGCAAGGCCCGCGCGGCCGGCCGCCTCGACGTCCGCGTGCACGACCTGCGCGGCTGGGCGGGCGACCGCCACCACACCGTGGACGACACCCCGTACGGCGGCGGCCCCGGCATGGTGATGATGACCGGCCCCTGGGGCGAGGCCCTCGACCAGACCATCGCCGACGGGTACGAACAAGGCGCCCACGAGCCCGTGCTGGTCGTCCCCACCCCCAGCGGCCGCCCCTTCACCCAGGAGACCGCCGTGGCGCTGTCCCGGCGCCCCTGGCTCATCTTCACCCCGGCCCGCTACGAGGGCATCGACAGCCGCGTCACCGCCGAGTACGCCACCAGGATGCCGGTCCACGAGGTCTCCATCGGCGACTACGTCCTGGCCGGCGGTGAGGCCGCCGTCCTGGTCGTCACCGAGGCCGTCGCCCGGCTGCTGCCCGGCGTCCTCGGCAACGCGCAGTCGCACGCCGACGACTCCTTCGCCCCCGGCGCCATGGCCGACCTGCTGGAGGGCCCGGTCTTCACCAAGCCGCCGGCCTGGCGCGGCCGCGGCATCCCCGAGGTGCTGCTCAGCGGCCACCACGGGAAGATCGCCCGCTGGCGCCGCGACGAGGCGCTGCGCCGTACGGTCGCGCACCGGCCCGACCTGATCGAGCGCGCCGACCCCGCGGCCTTCGACAAGAAGGACCGCGAGATGCTCAGCATCCTGGGCTGGCAGCCGGGTCCCGGCGGCCGATTTGGGCGCAACCCCGACGCCGTGGAAGAATGA
- the rplS gene encoding 50S ribosomal protein L19 translates to MTNLIESVNSASVRTDVPAFRPGDTVNVHVRVIEGNRSRVQQFKGVVIRRQGAGISETFTVRKVSFSVGVERTFPVHTPIVEKIEVVTRGDVRRAKLYYLRELRGKAAKIKEKRDN, encoded by the coding sequence ATGACCAACCTCATCGAGAGCGTCAACAGCGCCAGCGTGCGCACCGACGTGCCGGCCTTCCGCCCCGGCGACACCGTCAACGTCCACGTGCGCGTCATCGAGGGCAACCGCTCCCGTGTTCAGCAGTTCAAGGGCGTCGTCATCCGCCGGCAGGGCGCGGGCATCAGCGAGACCTTCACGGTCCGCAAGGTCAGCTTCTCCGTCGGCGTCGAGCGCACCTTCCCGGTGCACACCCCGATCGTCGAGAAGATCGAGGTCGTCACCCGCGGCGACGTGCGCCGCGCGAAGCTGTACTACCTCCGTGAGCTGCGCGGCAAGGCCGCGAAGATCAAGGAGAAGCGCGACAACTGA
- the lepB gene encoding signal peptidase I: MDSEAVTPERDRSPTADEADLEGRSRSVMRERLADWWDDWNRTLLLALACCAALLLVSHFVVEPFEVPSSSMENTLRIGDRVLVDKLAYRFGGTPRRGDVIVFDGKDSFSTTSGTDYVKRVIGVGGDRVTCCDAQGRVSVNGHALDETYLHPGNAPSSEPFDIVVPPGRLWVMGDHRADSADSREHLGDPGGGTVPVGKVIGRAEWIAWPPGHWTRVRRPAVFSHVPAPAGSHG; the protein is encoded by the coding sequence ATGGACAGCGAAGCAGTGACCCCGGAGCGCGACCGTTCCCCCACCGCCGACGAGGCGGACTTGGAGGGGCGGTCGCGTTCCGTCATGAGGGAGCGCCTCGCCGACTGGTGGGACGACTGGAACCGCACGTTGCTGCTCGCTCTCGCCTGCTGCGCGGCGCTGCTGCTGGTCAGCCACTTCGTGGTGGAGCCTTTCGAAGTGCCCAGCTCCTCCATGGAGAACACGCTGCGGATCGGCGACCGGGTGCTGGTCGACAAGCTGGCGTACCGTTTCGGCGGCACGCCCCGCCGGGGAGACGTGATCGTGTTCGACGGCAAGGACTCCTTCTCCACCACCAGCGGCACCGACTACGTCAAACGCGTGATCGGTGTCGGCGGCGACCGTGTCACCTGCTGCGACGCCCAGGGCCGGGTCAGCGTCAACGGCCACGCGCTCGACGAGACCTACCTGCACCCCGGGAACGCGCCCTCCAGCGAGCCGTTCGACATCGTGGTGCCCCCGGGCCGGCTGTGGGTGATGGGCGACCACCGCGCGGACTCCGCCGACTCCCGCGAGCACCTCGGCGACCCGGGCGGCGGCACCGTACCGGTCGGCAAGGTGATCGGCCGCGCCGAGTGGATCGCCTGGCCGCCCGGCCACTGGACCCGGGTGCGCCGCCCCGCCGTCTTCTCCCACGTGCCCGCGCCGGCCGGCTCGCATGGGTAA
- the lepB gene encoding signal peptidase I, with the protein MGNRGRPRGTDAPPAPPVSGSRLERRKLARKVKRKRRRSMAREVPLLIVVALVIALVLKTFLLQAFVIPSGSMEQTIRIGDRVLVDKLTPWFGAEPHRGDVVVFKDPGGWLQGEPAPKPDPVVIKQIKQVFTFIGLLPASGEQDLIKRVIGVGGDTVSCCDAQGRLTVNGKPLDEPYLYPGNPPSMIKFTVHVPLGRLWVMGDHRSDSADSRYHMQQVIDGKRTEGTIAQNLVVGRAFVIGWPIGHWGRLKEPSTFGSVPQADAAIPARTAGTTMVDGAGGSANNAQRTDPLPTPAELPLVMGMVGLRRFRGRRRYRMRSGCGGPGGRRAVRFRRAREGGRPGAPCGRHGGRWRGPRGDDSERCARRPVRRQGPRAFRRRLRRRL; encoded by the coding sequence ATGGGTAACCGGGGGCGGCCGCGTGGCACCGACGCGCCGCCCGCGCCGCCGGTCAGCGGCAGCCGGCTGGAGCGGCGCAAGCTGGCCCGCAAGGTCAAGCGCAAGAGGCGCCGTTCGATGGCCCGCGAGGTGCCGCTGCTGATCGTGGTGGCGCTGGTGATCGCGCTGGTGCTGAAGACCTTCCTGCTCCAGGCGTTCGTGATCCCGTCCGGCTCGATGGAGCAGACCATCCGGATCGGCGACCGGGTGCTGGTGGACAAGCTGACCCCGTGGTTCGGCGCCGAGCCGCACCGCGGTGACGTGGTGGTCTTCAAGGACCCCGGCGGCTGGCTCCAGGGCGAGCCCGCGCCCAAGCCGGACCCGGTGGTGATCAAGCAGATCAAGCAGGTGTTCACTTTCATCGGGCTGCTGCCGGCCTCCGGCGAGCAGGACCTGATCAAACGGGTGATCGGCGTCGGCGGCGACACGGTGAGCTGCTGCGACGCCCAGGGGCGGCTGACGGTCAACGGCAAACCGCTGGACGAGCCGTACCTGTATCCCGGTAACCCGCCGTCGATGATCAAGTTCACCGTGCACGTACCGCTCGGTCGGTTGTGGGTGATGGGCGACCACCGCTCGGACTCGGCGGACTCGCGTTACCACATGCAGCAGGTCATCGACGGCAAGCGCACCGAGGGCACCATCGCGCAGAACCTGGTGGTCGGACGGGCCTTCGTGATCGGCTGGCCGATCGGCCACTGGGGGCGGCTGAAGGAGCCCTCGACCTTCGGTTCGGTGCCGCAGGCGGACGCGGCGATCCCCGCCCGCACAGCCGGCACCACTATGGTGGATGGGGCCGGCGGCTCGGCCAACAATGCTCAAAGGACCGACCCGCTCCCGACTCCTGCGGAACTCCCGCTCGTTATGGGAATGGTGGGCCTGCGCCGGTTCCGGGGCAGGCGACGATATCGAATGAGGAGTGGATGTGGGGGACCTGGTGGTCGGCGCGCGGTCCGGTTCCGGCGAGCCCGAGAAGGGGGACGGCCCGGTGCCCCCTGCGGACGGCACGGAGGCCGATGGCGTGGTCCCCGAGGAGACGACTCGGAACGGTGCGCACGGCGTCCCGTCCGCCGGCAAGGTCCCCGGGCCTTCCGACGGCGGCTACGCCGGCGGCTATGA
- the lepB gene encoding signal peptidase I — MAGTRPEDVGGVSGDGARRHDSGGPDEPGATGGGGDSSGGDPAHAAERKPRSFWKELPLLIGIALVLALIIKTFLVQAFSIPSDSMNNTLLKGDRVLVDKLTPWFGSTPSRGEVVVFHDPGGWLPENPPPSSNPAVRGLQKTLSFVGLMPSAEEKDLIKRVIGVGGDTVSCKGTGPVMVNGKPLNEPYVFPGNTPCTPDMPFTVHVPKGRIWVMGDHRQDSLDSRYHVGMYKGKHTDGTVSTKQVVGRAVVVAWPINRWDWLGIPGTFSQSGINAAGTAGPAAVGVAGAIPLVMLRRRRLLRKHEAAGASEGAEG; from the coding sequence GTGGCGGGCACCAGGCCGGAGGACGTGGGCGGCGTGAGCGGCGACGGCGCGCGGCGCCACGACTCCGGCGGCCCCGACGAGCCCGGCGCCACGGGTGGCGGCGGCGACTCGTCCGGCGGTGATCCCGCACACGCCGCCGAGCGCAAGCCCCGTTCCTTCTGGAAGGAGCTGCCGCTGCTGATCGGCATCGCGCTGGTGCTGGCGCTGATCATCAAGACCTTCCTGGTGCAGGCGTTCTCCATCCCGTCCGACTCCATGAACAACACCCTGCTCAAGGGCGACCGGGTGCTGGTCGACAAGCTGACCCCGTGGTTCGGCTCCACGCCGAGCCGTGGCGAGGTCGTGGTCTTCCACGACCCCGGCGGCTGGCTGCCGGAGAACCCGCCGCCGAGCAGCAACCCGGCGGTGCGCGGCCTGCAGAAGACCCTCAGCTTCGTCGGCCTGATGCCGTCGGCCGAGGAGAAGGACCTGATCAAGCGGGTGATCGGGGTCGGCGGCGACACCGTCAGCTGCAAGGGCACCGGCCCGGTGATGGTCAACGGCAAGCCGCTGAACGAGCCCTACGTCTTCCCGGGCAACACCCCGTGCACCCCGGACATGCCGTTCACCGTCCACGTGCCCAAGGGCCGGATCTGGGTGATGGGCGACCACCGCCAGGACTCGCTCGACTCCCGTTACCACGTGGGCATGTACAAGGGAAAGCACACCGACGGCACCGTCTCGACCAAGCAGGTCGTCGGCCGCGCGGTCGTGGTCGCCTGGCCGATCAACCGCTGGGACTGGCTGGGAATCCCCGGCACCTTCTCCCAGTCTGGGATCAACGCGGCCGGCACCGCGGGCCCGGCCGCGGTCGGCGTGGCGGGTGCGATCCCGCTGGTGATGCTGCGGCGGCGCAGGCTGCTGCGCAAGCACGAGGCGGCGGGCGCGTCCGAGGGCGCGGAGGGCTGA
- the lepB gene encoding signal peptidase I, with the protein MSATRTSSGRAIAQGRGGTGHRLSGIAVALGCVLFLGGFGWAAVVYRPYTVPTSSMEPTVSPGDKVLAQRISGDQVHRGDIVVFKDKLWGDLPEVKRVVGVGGDTVSCCDARGRLMVDGKAVDETYLAAPGLASASKFDTKVPKGELFLVGDNRAVSEDSRLRLDDAQRGSVPASDVKARVEATAWPLSRVGTVQRTSAFDGLSGGGASPHGPLRWLAAAIVAGVLLILGGAAYTPLAGLVRRRAG; encoded by the coding sequence ATGAGCGCGACACGTACGAGCAGCGGCAGAGCGATAGCCCAGGGCCGCGGCGGGACCGGGCACAGACTGTCCGGGATCGCCGTGGCCCTGGGCTGCGTGCTCTTCCTGGGCGGTTTCGGCTGGGCCGCGGTCGTCTACCGCCCTTACACGGTGCCGACCAGCTCGATGGAGCCCACGGTCAGCCCCGGCGACAAGGTGCTGGCCCAGCGGATCTCCGGCGACCAGGTGCACCGCGGCGACATCGTGGTCTTCAAGGACAAGCTGTGGGGCGACCTGCCCGAGGTCAAGCGGGTGGTCGGGGTCGGCGGTGACACGGTCTCCTGCTGTGACGCGCGCGGGCGGCTGATGGTCGACGGCAAAGCCGTCGACGAGACCTATCTGGCCGCGCCCGGCCTGGCGTCGGCGTCGAAGTTCGACACGAAGGTGCCCAAGGGCGAGCTGTTCCTCGTCGGCGACAACCGCGCCGTCTCCGAGGACTCCCGGCTGCGGCTGGACGACGCCCAGCGCGGCTCGGTGCCGGCGTCCGACGTGAAGGCCCGGGTGGAGGCCACCGCGTGGCCGCTGAGCCGGGTGGGGACGGTGCAGCGCACCTCCGCCTTCGACGGGCTCTCCGGCGGCGGAGCGTCCCCCCACGGCCCGCTGCGCTGGCTGGCGGCGGCGATCGTGGCCGGGGTGCTGCTGATCCTGGGCGGGGCCGCGTACACCCCGCTGGCCGGCCTCGTCCGGCGGCGGGCGGGCTGA
- a CDS encoding DUF2469 domain-containing protein, which yields MSAEDLEKYETEMELKLYREYRDVVGLFKYVIETERRFYLTNDYEMQVHSVQGEVFFEVSMADAWVWDMYRPARFVKQVRVLTFKDVNIEELNKADLDLPSDDSGFNS from the coding sequence ATGAGCGCCGAGGACCTCGAAAAATACGAGACCGAGATGGAGCTGAAGCTCTACCGGGAGTACCGCGACGTCGTCGGCCTGTTCAAGTACGTGATCGAGACCGAGCGGCGCTTCTACCTCACCAACGACTACGAGATGCAGGTGCACTCGGTCCAGGGCGAGGTGTTCTTCGAAGTGTCGATGGCCGACGCGTGGGTCTGGGACATGTACCGGCCGGCTCGCTTCGTCAAGCAGGTCCGGGTGTTGACGTTCAAGGACGTGAACATCGAGGAGCTGAACAAGGCGGACCTCGATCTGCCGTCGGACGACTCGGGCTTCAACAGCTGA
- a CDS encoding YifB family Mg chelatase-like AAA ATPase, with product MGFARTCSVALIGVEGVVVEVQADLEPGVAAFALVGLPDKSLVESRDRVRAAIVNSGETWPQKKLTVGLSPASVPKGGSGFDLAVACAVLAASGRIAPSAIADLMMIGELGLDGRVRPVRGVLPAVLAAADAGYRQVVVPERTTSEAALVPGVSVLGVRSLRQLVAVLNDEAVPEEPDESAGRERPDPMLAGLAVPGGGAGAGLGAGGGPGAFAGTGFGGGGFGSAEFAAAGGGGPGADQHRPDLADVAGQRAARLALEVAAAGGHHLYLNGPPGAGKTMLAERLPGILPPLTRQESLEVTAVHSVAGILPTGRPMVDAPPYCAPHHSATMPSLVGGGSGLPRPGAVSLAHRGVLFLDEAPEFSSQSLDALRQPLESGHVIVARAAGVIRLPARFMLVLAANPCPCGRYSVLGGGCDCSPSAVRRYQARLSGPLLDRVDLRVDVEPVSRAELIGPGGVGTPGEPSAAVGARVLEARARAAARYQDTPWRLNSEVPGHELRTRWHVAAGALRAVERDMERGLLTARGLDRVLRVAWTVADLAGADCPTPEHVLLALQLRTGVNRGVPAVTGGV from the coding sequence ATGGGCTTCGCACGCACCTGCTCGGTCGCCCTGATCGGCGTGGAAGGCGTCGTCGTCGAGGTCCAGGCCGATCTGGAGCCGGGCGTGGCCGCCTTCGCCCTGGTCGGGCTGCCGGACAAGAGCCTGGTGGAAAGCCGCGACCGAGTGCGCGCGGCGATCGTGAACAGCGGCGAGACCTGGCCGCAGAAGAAGCTCACCGTGGGGCTGAGCCCGGCGTCGGTGCCCAAGGGCGGCTCCGGTTTCGACCTGGCCGTGGCCTGCGCCGTGCTGGCCGCGAGCGGCCGGATCGCGCCGAGCGCCATCGCCGACCTGATGATGATCGGCGAGCTGGGGCTCGACGGGCGGGTCCGCCCGGTGCGCGGCGTGCTGCCGGCCGTGCTCGCCGCCGCCGACGCGGGATACCGGCAGGTGGTGGTGCCCGAGCGCACCACGTCCGAGGCGGCCCTCGTGCCCGGCGTCTCGGTGCTGGGCGTCCGCAGCCTGCGCCAGCTCGTCGCGGTGCTCAACGACGAGGCGGTGCCCGAGGAGCCGGACGAGAGCGCCGGGCGGGAGCGGCCCGACCCGATGCTGGCGGGTCTGGCGGTGCCCGGCGGAGGTGCCGGCGCGGGGCTGGGTGCCGGCGGCGGACCGGGCGCGTTCGCCGGGACCGGGTTCGGCGGCGGTGGATTCGGCAGCGCGGAGTTCGCGGCCGCGGGAGGCGGCGGCCCCGGCGCGGACCAGCACCGTCCCGACCTGGCCGACGTCGCCGGGCAGCGGGCGGCCCGGCTCGCCCTGGAGGTCGCCGCGGCCGGTGGCCACCACCTTTATCTGAACGGTCCGCCGGGCGCGGGCAAGACGATGCTCGCCGAGCGGCTCCCGGGCATCCTGCCGCCGTTGACCCGCCAGGAGTCGCTGGAGGTCACCGCGGTGCACTCGGTGGCGGGCATCCTCCCGACCGGCCGCCCCATGGTCGACGCCCCGCCCTACTGCGCGCCGCACCACTCGGCGACGATGCCCTCGCTCGTCGGCGGCGGCAGCGGCCTGCCGAGGCCGGGCGCGGTCTCGCTCGCCCATCGCGGAGTGCTGTTTCTGGACGAGGCACCGGAGTTCAGCTCGCAGTCGCTCGACGCGCTGCGGCAACCGCTGGAATCCGGCCATGTCATCGTGGCCCGGGCCGCCGGGGTGATACGGCTTCCGGCCCGCTTCATGCTGGTGCTGGCCGCGAACCCCTGCCCGTGCGGGCGGTATTCGGTGCTCGGCGGGGGCTGCGACTGCTCGCCGAGCGCGGTGCGGCGCTATCAGGCCCGGCTGTCCGGCCCGCTGCTGGACCGGGTCGACCTGCGGGTGGACGTCGAGCCCGTCAGCCGCGCCGAGCTCATCGGACCGGGTGGCGTGGGCACCCCCGGGGAGCCCTCGGCCGCGGTCGGCGCGCGGGTCCTCGAAGCCCGGGCCCGTGCCGCCGCCCGCTACCAGGACACCCCTTGGCGGTTGAACAGCGAGGTGCCGGGACATGAGCTGCGCACCCGCTGGCATGTCGCCGCCGGCGCCCTGCGCGCAGTCGAGCGGGACATGGAGCGTGGCCTGCTCACCGCCCGCGGCCTGGACCGGGTGCTGCGCGTGGCGTGGACGGTCGCCGACCTCGCGGGTGCGGACTGCCCGACCCCCGAACACGTGCTGCTGGCGCTCCAGTTGCGCACCGGGGTGAACAGGGGAGTGCCGGCCGTGACGGGAGGGGTGTGA
- the dprA gene encoding DNA-processing protein DprA, giving the protein MAGEEGAEAAWTERLEAAGEPPEAGAGTDAEVGVVAAGAGADTGGGGAGDSGGGGGAAGVRGRAGGRAAAEEELRAAYGSGELTGAGGAGAAVGWQERLARVALTRVADPGDKVMGRAVRDLGPRAALRAALGGRRLPGAGAGRTESYGIRAARADPVADLAAAHRAGGRFLCPGDGDWPGQLDDLGVQRPYGLWVRGRPSLRLWALRSVAVVGARACTDYGRHMAVRLGAGLAGAGWAVVSGAAYGVDGAVHRAALEADGATIGVVASGIDVAYPRGNTDLIARIAERGLLVGELPPGEHPTRSRFVQRNRVIAALTRGTVVVEARYRSGSLITARRAAELGRITMGVPGPCTSAMSEGVHELLRGGAVMVTDAAEVVELVGEIGADLAPVRRGPVLPRDLLRPGAARVLEALPGRGDAAEQDIADTLGISAADTLSGLHELRALGFVVRECGRWRLVRTARDSPGSGAG; this is encoded by the coding sequence ATGGCGGGGGAGGAGGGCGCCGAGGCGGCGTGGACCGAGCGGTTGGAGGCGGCCGGGGAGCCTCCGGAGGCGGGCGCGGGGACCGATGCGGAAGTCGGTGTGGTGGCCGCGGGCGCCGGTGCGGATACCGGTGGGGGCGGTGCCGGAGACAGTGGGGGCGGGGGCGGTGCCGCTGGTGTCCGGGGTCGTGCCGGCGGGCGGGCGGCTGCCGAGGAGGAGCTGCGGGCGGCTTACGGGAGCGGCGAGTTGACGGGGGCCGGCGGCGCCGGTGCGGCGGTGGGGTGGCAGGAGCGGCTCGCCCGGGTCGCGCTGACCCGGGTGGCCGACCCCGGTGACAAGGTGATGGGCCGGGCGGTGCGGGATCTGGGTCCGCGGGCGGCGTTGCGGGCCGCACTCGGCGGGCGGCGGCTGCCCGGGGCCGGTGCCGGGCGGACGGAGAGCTACGGGATCAGGGCCGCGCGGGCCGACCCGGTGGCGGACCTGGCCGCGGCGCACCGGGCGGGCGGCCGGTTCCTGTGCCCGGGCGACGGCGACTGGCCCGGCCAGCTCGACGACCTGGGCGTGCAGCGGCCGTACGGACTGTGGGTGCGCGGGAGACCGTCGCTGCGGCTGTGGGCCCTGCGGTCGGTCGCGGTGGTCGGCGCCCGGGCCTGCACGGACTACGGCAGGCACATGGCGGTCCGGCTCGGCGCGGGACTCGCGGGCGCGGGGTGGGCGGTGGTGTCGGGGGCGGCGTACGGCGTGGACGGCGCCGTGCACCGCGCCGCCCTGGAGGCCGACGGTGCCACGATCGGCGTGGTGGCCAGCGGGATCGACGTGGCCTACCCGCGGGGGAACACCGACCTGATCGCGAGGATCGCCGAACGGGGCCTGTTGGTCGGGGAGTTGCCGCCGGGTGAGCATCCGACCAGGTCGAGGTTCGTGCAGCGCAACCGCGTCATCGCCGCGCTGACCCGGGGCACGGTGGTGGTCGAGGCCCGCTACCGCAGCGGGTCCCTGATCACCGCTCGGCGGGCGGCGGAGCTGGGCCGGATCACCATGGGTGTGCCGGGGCCGTGCACCAGCGCCATGTCGGAAGGGGTGCACGAACTGCTGCGCGGCGGAGCGGTGATGGTCACCGACGCGGCCGAAGTGGTCGAGCTGGTCGGGGAGATCGGCGCCGACCTCGCCCCGGTGCGGCGCGGACCCGTGCTGCCCAGGGACCTCCTGCGACCGGGCGCCGCGCGGGTGTTGGAGGCGCTGCCCGGCCGCGGGGACGCCGCGGAGCAGGACATCGCCGACACGCTGGGGATCTCGGCCGCCGACACGCTGAGCGGGTTGCACGAGTTGCGGGCCCTCGGGTTCGTCGTACGCGAGTGCGGGCGCTGGAGGTTGGTCCGTACCGCGCGCGACAGCCCGGGAAGTGGGGCAGGTTGA
- the whiG gene encoding RNA polymerase sigma factor WhiG: protein MPQHTPGSEQATAVATARATPRPAAPTSLDALWRTYKSTGDARLREQLILHYSPLVKYVAGRVSVGLPANVEQADFVSSGVFGLIDAIEKFDPDRAIKFETYAITRIRGAMIDELRALDWIPRSVRQKARAVERAYATLEAKLRRTPSEPEVAAEMGVGLEELHGVFSALSLANVVALEELLHVGAESGDRLSLVDTLEDTGADNPSEVAEDRELRRLLARAVSTLPEREKTVVTLYYYEGLTLAEIGQVLGVTESRVSQIHTKSVLQLRAKLADMGAR, encoded by the coding sequence ATGCCCCAGCACACCCCCGGGTCCGAACAGGCGACGGCAGTGGCCACCGCCCGGGCCACTCCCCGGCCCGCCGCACCCACCTCGCTCGACGCGTTGTGGCGGACCTACAAGTCCACGGGGGACGCGCGGCTGCGGGAACAGCTCATCCTGCACTACTCGCCGCTGGTCAAGTACGTGGCCGGCCGGGTCAGCGTCGGGCTGCCCGCCAACGTGGAACAGGCCGACTTCGTGTCGTCCGGGGTGTTCGGGCTGATCGACGCGATCGAGAAGTTCGATCCGGACCGGGCGATCAAGTTCGAGACCTACGCCATCACCCGCATCCGCGGCGCCATGATCGACGAACTGCGTGCCCTGGACTGGATTCCCCGTTCGGTCCGGCAGAAGGCCCGCGCCGTGGAGCGCGCCTACGCCACCCTTGAGGCGAAGCTGCGCCGTACCCCCAGCGAGCCCGAGGTCGCCGCCGAGATGGGCGTCGGCCTGGAGGAGTTGCACGGCGTGTTCAGCGCGCTCTCCCTCGCCAACGTGGTCGCCCTCGAAGAACTGCTGCACGTCGGCGCCGAGAGCGGCGACCGGCTCAGCCTGGTCGACACCCTGGAGGACACCGGCGCGGACAACCCGTCCGAGGTCGCCGAGGACCGCGAGCTGCGCCGCCTGCTCGCCCGCGCGGTCAGCACCCTCCCCGAGCGGGAGAAGACCGTGGTCACCCTCTACTACTACGAGGGGCTCACACTCGCCGAGATCGGTCAGGTACTGGGCGTCACCGAAAGCCGGGTCAGCCAGATCCACACCAAGTCCGTGCTCCAACTACGGGCGAAGCTCGCCGACATGGGAGCACGCTGA